In the genome of Telluria beijingensis, one region contains:
- a CDS encoding PAAR domain-containing protein yields the protein MAKRYYITLGASTTAGGTVTSASSLLALDGVKVALEGDQVACPACGSTGIIGLDGPHLPARHDGRQYALDGDLCLCRCDPPPRLVAVQQLCGQ from the coding sequence ATGGCAAAGCGCTACTACATCACGCTTGGCGCATCGACGACGGCCGGCGGCACCGTGACCTCGGCCAGCTCGCTACTGGCGCTCGACGGCGTCAAGGTCGCGCTAGAAGGCGACCAGGTGGCCTGCCCTGCCTGCGGCTCGACCGGCATCATCGGCCTCGACGGCCCGCACCTGCCGGCGCGCCACGACGGCCGCCAGTATGCGCTGGATGGCGACCTGTGCCTGTGCCGCTGCGATCCGCCACCGCGCCTCGTGGCGGTGCAACAACTGTGCGGCCAGTAG